ATTCAAATTACGATCCGCACGCCTGATATGAAGACAATAACTCGCTCGCAGATGCTGCAAACGCCGACCGATCATGATCAGGATATATATAAGGAAGCAACTTCACTATTCTATCGACAGTTTGGAGCGGGTAAGCCGCTTCGACTGCTCGGGATTACGCTTCACAGCTTGATTCCAAAAAGTGAATCTGCCGTGCAATTGGACCTGTTCGACTATGAGCAGCAATTCAAGCGAGAGTCCTTAACCCATGTCATGGATGAGCTTCGGAATAAGTTCGGAGAGAATGCAGTATTAACTGCGGGTATGTTAGGTAATGACCCTTCGGTGCTGATCAGAAACTATAAGGAACGGGGTACTTCCTTGCAAAAAGACAATCTCCCGAGACCGGAATAGGGTGGATTATAAGAGGGATAATAACCCAAAATGATTTGTATTTGTTTTCACTTTGTATTAATATGATTGTTAGCATAGTTGAACCTACTGTTTGGTGTTAATTAATAGGAGGCAGAGAAGAAATGGCTAAATATACTTGGGTAGAGAAAGATACATGCATCGCCTGCGGAGCTTGTGGAGCGACGGCACCTGATATCTACGACTACGATGACGAGGGTCTGGCAGAGGTCATCTTTGATGGCGATTCCAACCGTGGAGTTATAGAAATTCCTGAAGATCTTCATGATGATATGCAAGATGCTTGTGATGGTTGCCCGACAGACTCCATCAAAATTGCAGATGATCCTTTTAACAAGGAAGGCTAATGTACGTCCTTCATTTTTTGAGACCTGATACCAATACGGTATCAGGTTTTTTTTGTTTTATCCGATATATCATTCATAACCTATATCAAGGGGAGATAAGTCATGCGCATGCCGCACGATCTGAAATCCTACGTTCAGAAGCATCCGGATAATCAAATGGCCTGGTATCTGCTAGGGAAGGATTATGAACGATCCGGTCAGACAGCGAAAGCGAACTATTGCTTTGAACGTTCAGGAGGAATATATGAAGCATTTGAGCACAGTAAAGCTCCTGCCCAGGTGTGGATGGAATATCAGCATAAGCTCATGCAATTGGAACAGCAGCGGAAAAAACAACAGATCAAGCGCAAAACTGCCGCCATCCTCTTATGGCTATTGTTGCTTGGCCTGGTTCCTTCAGCGATGGCACCTGATGCAATGAATATTGACGTTGTTACAGAGCTTGCAGGAGAATCATTGCCTGAACAAGGACTTGAAATTATAGATTACTCCGAAGAGCAGAGTGCTGCACATGAATCAGAAGCATATGAGGCAGGTCTAGAACCGCCTAGGTTTACGGGAATTCCTCAGATCAATGGGGAGGTTACGGATGAAGCTGCAGGCAAATTGATGAATCAGCTGCGACGTACTGATGCATCAATTATAACGCTTGGCTTGGAGCAGGAGAATGAATTTGTCATATGGGGGGCTTCAACTGCAAGGCCGCCAGTGTATCAATTTCATAGTAATGGTGAAGGCACAGTGACGAGCCAATCCTTGCTGCCCGAGTGGTGTAAATGCACGCCTGAGGATCTTAAGAATCTGTCTGCAAGTGCTATAAGCTGGGGACAAAAAGAAGAGCAGGCGATCGCTCTACGGAGTGCAATAACAGCATACAAACAGTTAAATGGTGTGTATCCAGCACGTATTGAGCAATTAATGAAGCCTTTTCCGAATAATCACATTGGCGGTGTAAGTTCTTCTATGCGGGAGCTGTATCCTGAGATGCTTGATTATATGCAATCGGTCACAGCAGACTATAGAGATTCAGAGCCTGACCCGATCATGGGAGAGCAGTCCAGCGAAGACGGGCCATCACTTCCCAGCTTTGAAGATACATATGGCGGTGAACCTTATATGAAGGAATCCCTTTCGATCATAGTAAACAAGGAGACCCATCGATTGACTTTGCTGAGCGGAAACATCGTATTGCGAAATTATGAAGTGGGTCTAGGAGGCGAGAAGACACCTGAGGGCGATTTCGTTATATCAGATAAGGTAGTGAATCCGAATGGACGTGCAGACGGCGAATTCGGAACAAGAGGCATGCAGTTGTCAGATACGGATTACGCGATTCATGGCACGAACGAACCGGGAAGTATTGGGCTTGATGAATCCCTGGGCTGCATACGCATGCACCAAGAGGATGTAGAAGAATTGTTTGCGTTTGTACCGCCGGGTACACGGGTTACGATTAAAGACAGCGCCGATACCCCAACGCAAATCATTGCTCCGGAACAGGCCGGGGACCGATTTCAGCCGGAGCTTGTCCCCGGACAGACGAATCCGGACAAAGTATATCACTGGCTTAATTAAGCGGTTGTCATTTCTCCAATAATCACGAGTACAACAATGAGGATGATGAGCAGCAATACACTTAATGCGGTCCAAAAAACGGCCTTGCGGTTCACTTCTTCTTTTTTTTGCTGTAGTGAGGGCTTCTGACGTTTGGTTGCCATGTAAAGTGAATCTCCTTTCTCGTAATGGAAAATATAAGCAGACGTTTAAATGCATAAGTTTCTATGCTTAAAATGGATGGTATACTTCATTGTAGTCAATTTACTGAGTATTTTCAAAGCTCCGTTATTCCCTTGGGTCCCTCTCCCTTTTCTTTTAGAACGAAAACAGCTAAACTAAAATTTAGAAGGATTTCTGCCTTTTCGAGAGTGCAGTTTATCCATAAGAATATGTAAACGGAGTGGGTCATTTGCTGTATCGTAATATTGGTAAACCTCTATTCTTCAAAATGGATCCGGAAAAAGCACACCATCTTGTAATTGGTGGAATGAACCAAGCAGGCTCATTTCCCGGAGGCACCAGCCTTCTCAAGACCATGTACGGTGTTAAGGAAACACCGGATCTGGCGACCGATTTATTCGGATTACATTTCCCATCACCGGTAGGCCTTGCAGCCGGACTGGACAAAAATGGGGAAGCCGTGCCTGGGTTTTCTTCCATCGGATTTGGCTTCATGGAAGTGGGAACGGTAACACCAAAGGCACAGCCGGGGAATGACCAGCCAAGGCTGTTTAGACTCCCACCAGACGAAGCACTTGTGAATCGCATGGGCTTCAACAATCATGGAGCGGAAGCGATGGCGGGAATCTTATCCAAGCTTAAAGATATTTCCATTCCGGTTGCCATCAATATTGGTAAAAATAAAGCTACCTCTAATGAGGATGCTCCAGGAGACTATCGCAAATGCATCCAAATTTTGTATCCATACGCAGACTTTTTTGTCGTAAACATTAGTTCTCCAAATACACCGGATTTAAGAAGCTTGCAGCATGGAAGTGAGCTGACGGAATTGTTATCCGCGGTAATGGACGAAATGGAACAGCAATCGCGTTCCTATGGGCGTTCCAAATCGGTATTGGTCAAGATTGCTCCAGATGTGACAGAAGCTGAGCTCGAATACATGGTCGATACGATTTCAAACAGTGGTGTTTCGGGCATCATAGCTACCAATACGACCATTAGCCGCGACGGCTTAATCCATGCGAATGCCAAGGAAACGGGCGGACTCAGCGGCAAGCCATTGCGCGAGCGGTCTACTGAGATTATTAGCCGAGTATATCGTCAGACGGACGGAAGACTGCCCATCATTGGGTCCGGAGGAATCTTCACGAGCGAGGATGCTTATGAGAAGATCAAGGCGGGAGCCAGTCTGGTTGAAATTTATACTGCATTAATTTATGAAGGTCCCGAAATAAATCAAAAGCTTCATGCCGGATTACGTGAACTGCTGCAGAGAGACGGATATCGTCATATATCGGAAGCCGTCGGCGCTCTGCACCGATAAAGATGCAGGTATCGATTAAGGTTTGAAGCAAGAAGCAAAAGACAGGAGGCATACTTATGGACGGTAGAGATTGGGGGACATTTTTGCTTCCTTACGAACAGGCCGTAGAGGAACTTAAAGTTAAATTTAAGACGATGCGGGCAGAACTCAAAAAACGTGAAGAATATGCCCCTATAGAATTTGTAACGGGAAGAGTCAAGAAAATATCGAGTATTCTGGATAAAGCCAAACGTCTCGATGTGCCTATGAACCAGATCGAAACCGGCATTGAGGATATTGCGGGGATTCGGATCATGTGCCAATTCGTTGAAGATATTCGGCGGGTTGCCGAATATATACGGGAGCGCAAAGATCTGAAGGTGCTGTATGAGAAGGATTATATTACGAATTTCAAAGAGAGCGGCTATCGCAGCTTCCATATGATTGTGGAGTATCCAGTCCAGACAGCGTTAGGTCAGAAGCATGTACTGGCCGAAATTCAGATTCGGACACTGGCGATGAATTTTTGGGCGACAATTGAACACTCCTTAAATTACAAATTTAGAGACTCCTTGCCCGAGGATGTAAGAGGCAGATTGAAGAAAACAGCGGAAGCAGCCTTTATTCTGGATAATGAGATGTCAGCCATCCGGCTTGAAATTCTTGATGCACAGAAAACATTCGAAGATGAGTCCAACATCATTACCAAAACACTTGCCATCATACACCAGCTTTATTTCTATCATCTTGTTGATGAAGCCATTGAGGCTCAGGCGAAATTCAACGAATATTGGCAGCAGCATGATATGGAAGCCATCAAGCAATTGTCAGTAGAAGTGAAGGAACTGCTGAATAAGGCTAGGAAAGGCAGCGACAACAGCGATGTCTAAATACGAGGCTCTCTATTTGGATTATCTGGTGTATTTTAATCGGGACCGGGATTATTTCGAATGTCATGAAGTGCTTGAGGAGCTATGGCTTGAACAGAACAAGGAGCCGGTCTATAAAGGCTTGCTGCAAGTCGCCGTCGGCATGTATCATTTCCGTAATCAAAATATACGCGGCGGCTACATGATGCTTGAGAGTGCGGTGGATATTCTGGAGAAGTATCCGGCACAGACCCTTGGCATTGAGCTGGAGCTGCTGGTCGATACGAGCCGCAGCCTTGCGAAGAAGCTTCGGAGCTATGACAGCCAGCCGATTTCTTATCAAGATTTCACGATTGTGATCTGTGATGATGAGCTGGATGAAGCTGTGCGCGTGAGGGCTCAGTCGATTATGCCCATTATTCCACAAAGACGAAGCCCAACCCGTGGAAGAATATATGAAGAACGAATAAAGGCATTAGGTCAGAACTTATAACACTTATCCAAATTATATTGCTTACCTATAAAATAAAAGGAATCCCCCGGCGAGAGGACATTTTGTCCAGATAATCACCGGGGGATTATTTTCTTATATGATGGGATGCACTTCACTAGATGTTGGAGCCCCATCCGGGGCATACTTATCATCAATAAACTTCTGGATTTCTTCGATGGACTTGCCTTCGGCCTTCAGGCGGGCGGCATCCTTAGCCTCTTCCATGCAAATGCCGCATTGTGCACCATGATCGGTCCACGTTACTTCACTCGATGATGTGGACGCTATGAAGCAGCGATAGAGTGAATCATGCGCTGCTTCATAGTCCATACAGCCACAGTAGCAGTTCAGCATTTTGAGCTCTTCCTGCACTTCGGATACAAGCGCATAGGTTGCTTGGGTATTATCCGTGTACTTGGCAAGGAAGGCCGGCATTTCAGATATCGATGCACTTGCCTCATATTGCTCATTATCCTTGCCGTGCATACTGTGATCGTGGGAAGCTCCCTTC
This sequence is a window from Paenibacillus urinalis. Protein-coding genes within it:
- a CDS encoding ferredoxin yields the protein MAKYTWVEKDTCIACGACGATAPDIYDYDDEGLAEVIFDGDSNRGVIEIPEDLHDDMQDACDGCPTDSIKIADDPFNKEG
- a CDS encoding L,D-transpeptidase family protein; this encodes MRMPHDLKSYVQKHPDNQMAWYLLGKDYERSGQTAKANYCFERSGGIYEAFEHSKAPAQVWMEYQHKLMQLEQQRKKQQIKRKTAAILLWLLLLGLVPSAMAPDAMNIDVVTELAGESLPEQGLEIIDYSEEQSAAHESEAYEAGLEPPRFTGIPQINGEVTDEAAGKLMNQLRRTDASIITLGLEQENEFVIWGASTARPPVYQFHSNGEGTVTSQSLLPEWCKCTPEDLKNLSASAISWGQKEEQAIALRSAITAYKQLNGVYPARIEQLMKPFPNNHIGGVSSSMRELYPEMLDYMQSVTADYRDSEPDPIMGEQSSEDGPSLPSFEDTYGGEPYMKESLSIIVNKETHRLTLLSGNIVLRNYEVGLGGEKTPEGDFVISDKVVNPNGRADGEFGTRGMQLSDTDYAIHGTNEPGSIGLDESLGCIRMHQEDVEELFAFVPPGTRVTIKDSADTPTQIIAPEQAGDRFQPELVPGQTNPDKVYHWLN
- a CDS encoding quinone-dependent dihydroorotate dehydrogenase, with protein sequence MLYRNIGKPLFFKMDPEKAHHLVIGGMNQAGSFPGGTSLLKTMYGVKETPDLATDLFGLHFPSPVGLAAGLDKNGEAVPGFSSIGFGFMEVGTVTPKAQPGNDQPRLFRLPPDEALVNRMGFNNHGAEAMAGILSKLKDISIPVAINIGKNKATSNEDAPGDYRKCIQILYPYADFFVVNISSPNTPDLRSLQHGSELTELLSAVMDEMEQQSRSYGRSKSVLVKIAPDVTEAELEYMVDTISNSGVSGIIATNTTISRDGLIHANAKETGGLSGKPLRERSTEIISRVYRQTDGRLPIIGSGGIFTSEDAYEKIKAGASLVEIYTALIYEGPEINQKLHAGLRELLQRDGYRHISEAVGALHR
- a CDS encoding GTP pyrophosphokinase, which encodes MDGRDWGTFLLPYEQAVEELKVKFKTMRAELKKREEYAPIEFVTGRVKKISSILDKAKRLDVPMNQIETGIEDIAGIRIMCQFVEDIRRVAEYIRERKDLKVLYEKDYITNFKESGYRSFHMIVEYPVQTALGQKHVLAEIQIRTLAMNFWATIEHSLNYKFRDSLPEDVRGRLKKTAEAAFILDNEMSAIRLEILDAQKTFEDESNIITKTLAIIHQLYFYHLVDEAIEAQAKFNEYWQQHDMEAIKQLSVEVKELLNKARKGSDNSDV
- a CDS encoding DUF309 domain-containing protein codes for the protein MSKYEALYLDYLVYFNRDRDYFECHEVLEELWLEQNKEPVYKGLLQVAVGMYHFRNQNIRGGYMMLESAVDILEKYPAQTLGIELELLVDTSRSLAKKLRSYDSQPISYQDFTIVICDDELDEAVRVRAQSIMPIIPQRRSPTRGRIYEERIKALGQNL
- a CDS encoding PCYCGC motif-containing (lipo)protein, with translation MKPKTYGILFTGLMVGSLVLAACGEKGASHDHSMHGKDNEQYEASASISEMPAFLAKYTDNTQATYALVSEVQEELKMLNCYCGCMDYEAAHDSLYRCFIASTSSSEVTWTDHGAQCGICMEEAKDAARLKAEGKSIEEIQKFIDDKYAPDGAPTSSEVHPII